One window of Dysidea avara chromosome 11, odDysAvar1.4, whole genome shotgun sequence genomic DNA carries:
- the LOC136239320 gene encoding fibroblast growth factor receptor 3-like isoform X2, protein MSAIPRSKSSSFPSQGRRSSSSSGGIILKEGWLMAPTSKKTRFLHRSAGRGCMQRCWGVLYQEEVCLEFQFYLDNHKDKSSAVKSFKIDQDIEGDSVLLITKMVENPDKYAFGMTLTQHKKSIMCCYDNKIELEQWLDTICDYFKIEYKLEMVYWEWHDETGLWQAFCDDVRKSIEENFLDQNTNFTLGDPQLSHHYNLSSFTRSHPRSKTSQRLRRTPNIWDRPEVLRTELQDLPAIWEWESEGGVWHPYERDTNKQIEQLYQSDQGKWMQLTMCTPSPTSILLDLYHMRQVNPRTGARRTLRRNTSTANRPHAKLARRTTSLEPNSALMGSDSSESDLTGSNMLRSPDYQKLQDAVKHLQYSRGKLTMDQQLGEGCFGEVYLGLATGLPGFRNSEPMKVAVKQLRLSDRMGLHGQQIEDFLREGKEMAKCDHPRVVKFLAVCTLDFPLLLIIEYMNEGDLLGVLHESRPHMPLQKELHFAIQVADGMDYLSTELNFIHRDLAARNILVHREDDTDKMEAKIADFGLSRHLYSTMYQDDFKKPRPLPAKWMALESLIDCVFTTKTDVWSYGVLLWEIMTLGRTPYPGIDNRDMLKEIEENNLQLSEPKDCPKAIYSIILQCTKHKPEQRPTFAELRDHLSIGYTGQSVVTNEEYCSGCSN, encoded by the exons ATGTCTGCTATTCCAAGGAGCAAATCGTCATCGTTCCCGTCCCAAGGTCGCCGTAGTAGTTCTAGTAGCGGTGGTATAATATTAAAGGAAGGATGGCTTATGGCACCGACTTCGAAGAAAACGCGATTTCTGCATCGATCAGCT GGACGAGGGTGCATGCAGCGATGTTGGGGTGTGCTCTATCAAGAGGAAGTGTGTTTGGAGTTTCAGTTTTACCTTGACAACCATAAGGACAAGTCTTCGGCAGTTAAATCATTTAAGATTGATCAGGATATTGAAGGTGACTCCGTACTTCTCATCACTAAAATGGTGGAGAATCCTGACAAGTATGCCTTTGGCATGACCTTGACACAGCACAAGAAGAGCATCATGTGTTGCTATGACAACAA AATAGAGTTAGAGCAATGGTTGGACACAATTTGTGACTACTTCAAGATTGAATATAAACTAGAAATG GTATACTGGGAGTGGCATGACGAGACAGGGTTATGGCAAGCTTTTTGTGATGACGTTCGTAAGAGCATTGAGGAGAACTTTCTTGACCAGAACACAAATTTCACCTTGGGGGATCCCCAGTTATCCCATCACTACAACCTTAGCAGCTTCACCCGATCTCACCCACGCTCCAAGACTTCACAACGACTCAGACGTACTCCAAATATTTGGGACAGACCAGAAG TGCTGCGTACGGAACTGCAAGATTTACCG GCAATCTGGGAATGGGAATCAGAAGGAGGGGTGTGGCACCCATATGAGCGAGACACAAACAAGCAGATAGAACAATTGTACCAATCAGATCAGGGCAAGTGGATGCAGCTGACAATGTGTACACCAAGCCCCACCTCCATTCTGCTGGACTTGTATCACATGAGGCAAGTCAACCCTCGTACAGGTGCTCGACGTACATTACGACGTAATACAAGTACTGCCAACCGGCCTCATGCCAAATTAG CTCGTCGTACTACTTCGTTGGAACCAAACAGTGCACTCATG GGCAGTGATAGTAGTGAAAGTGATTTGACAG GCTCCAACATGCTGAGATCACCTGACTATCAGAAGCTGCAAGATGCAGTCAAACACTTACAATATTCACGAGGCAAACTTACCATGGATCAGCAACTGGGGGAGGGATGCTTTGGAGAG GTATACCTGGGACTGGCAACTGGCCTACCAGGATTTAGGAATAGTGAACCAATGAAAGTTGCCGTGAAGCAGCTGAGAT TGAGCGATCGTATGGGACTACATGGTCAACAGATCGAAGACTTCTTGAGAGAAGGAAAAGAGATGGCCAAATGTGACCACCCCAGAGTAGTGAAATTCCTTGCTGTATGTACTCT GGACTTCCCCTTGCTACTAATCATAGAGTATATGAACGAAGGGGATCTACTAGGAGTGCTACATGAGAGTAGACCTCACATGCCATTACAGAAAGAACTTCACTTTGCCATACAAGTGGCTGATGGGATGGATTACCTCTCAACTGAACT CAACTTCATCCACCGGGACTTGGCAGCTCGTAACATTTTAGTTCACCGTGAAGATGACACTGATAAAATGGAGGCCAAGATAGCAGACTTTGGGTTGTCAAG GCATTTGTACTCTACAATGTATCAGGATGACTTCAAGAAGCCACGCCCTCTCCCAGCAAAATGGATGGCATTGGAGTCTCTAATTGATTGTGTGTTCACAACGAAAACTGACGTCTG GAGTTATGGTGTGTTGCTATGGGAGATAATGACACTAGGCCGCACCCCCTATCCAGGGATTGACAATCGTGACATGCTGAAGGAAATTGAGGAGAACAACCTCCAGCTATCTGAACCAAAGGATTGCCCTAAGGCAAT TTACTCCATTATCCTACAATGTACTAAACACAAACCAGAACAACGACCAACCTTTGCCGAGCTGAGGGATCACCTG TCTATAGGTTATACTGGACAGTCAGTTGTCACCAACGAAGAATACTGCTCAGGATGTTCTAATTAA
- the LOC136239320 gene encoding uncharacterized protein isoform X1, with translation MSAIPRSKSSSFPSQGRRSSSSSGGIILKEGWLMAPTSKKTRFLHRSAGRGCMQRCWGVLYQEEVCLEFQFYLDNHKDKSSAVKSFKIDQDIEGDSVLLITKMVENPDKYAFGMTLTQHKKSIMCCYDNKIELEQWLDTICDYFKIEYKLEMVYWEWHDETGLWQAFCDDVRKSIEENFLDQNTNFTLGDPQLSHHYNLSSFTRSHPRSKTSQRLRRTPNIWDRPEVLRTELQDLPAIWEWESEGGVWHPYERDTNKQIEQLYQSDQGKWMQLTMCTPSPTSILLDLYHMRQVNPRTGARRTLRRNTSTANRPHAKLARRTTSLEPNSALMGSDSSESDLTGSNMLRSPDYQKLQDAVKHLQYSRGKLTMDQQLGEGCFGEVYLGLATGLPGFRNSEPMKVAVKQLRLSDRMGLHGQQIEDFLREGKEMAKCDHPRVVKFLAVCTLDFPLLLIIEYMNEGDLLGVLHESRPHMPLQKELHFAIQVADGMDYLSTELNFIHRDLAARNILVHREDDTDKMEAKIADFGLSRHLYSTMYQDDFKKPRPLPAKWMALESLIDCVFTTKTDVWSYGVLLWEIMTLGRTPYPGIDNRDMLKEIEENNLQLSEPKDCPKAIYSIILQCTKHKPEQRPTFAELRDHLVILDSQLSPTKNTAQDVLIKAPQDTPLQNGSIDSNRLCIHSNPNDTSLHSKKPELRTNVTKKSHERRSLTISDRIKQLQASAGVTVELTQQPDSARKHSLAVKRHTSSASTKQRPYSAIGHNE, from the exons ATGTCTGCTATTCCAAGGAGCAAATCGTCATCGTTCCCGTCCCAAGGTCGCCGTAGTAGTTCTAGTAGCGGTGGTATAATATTAAAGGAAGGATGGCTTATGGCACCGACTTCGAAGAAAACGCGATTTCTGCATCGATCAGCT GGACGAGGGTGCATGCAGCGATGTTGGGGTGTGCTCTATCAAGAGGAAGTGTGTTTGGAGTTTCAGTTTTACCTTGACAACCATAAGGACAAGTCTTCGGCAGTTAAATCATTTAAGATTGATCAGGATATTGAAGGTGACTCCGTACTTCTCATCACTAAAATGGTGGAGAATCCTGACAAGTATGCCTTTGGCATGACCTTGACACAGCACAAGAAGAGCATCATGTGTTGCTATGACAACAA AATAGAGTTAGAGCAATGGTTGGACACAATTTGTGACTACTTCAAGATTGAATATAAACTAGAAATG GTATACTGGGAGTGGCATGACGAGACAGGGTTATGGCAAGCTTTTTGTGATGACGTTCGTAAGAGCATTGAGGAGAACTTTCTTGACCAGAACACAAATTTCACCTTGGGGGATCCCCAGTTATCCCATCACTACAACCTTAGCAGCTTCACCCGATCTCACCCACGCTCCAAGACTTCACAACGACTCAGACGTACTCCAAATATTTGGGACAGACCAGAAG TGCTGCGTACGGAACTGCAAGATTTACCG GCAATCTGGGAATGGGAATCAGAAGGAGGGGTGTGGCACCCATATGAGCGAGACACAAACAAGCAGATAGAACAATTGTACCAATCAGATCAGGGCAAGTGGATGCAGCTGACAATGTGTACACCAAGCCCCACCTCCATTCTGCTGGACTTGTATCACATGAGGCAAGTCAACCCTCGTACAGGTGCTCGACGTACATTACGACGTAATACAAGTACTGCCAACCGGCCTCATGCCAAATTAG CTCGTCGTACTACTTCGTTGGAACCAAACAGTGCACTCATG GGCAGTGATAGTAGTGAAAGTGATTTGACAG GCTCCAACATGCTGAGATCACCTGACTATCAGAAGCTGCAAGATGCAGTCAAACACTTACAATATTCACGAGGCAAACTTACCATGGATCAGCAACTGGGGGAGGGATGCTTTGGAGAG GTATACCTGGGACTGGCAACTGGCCTACCAGGATTTAGGAATAGTGAACCAATGAAAGTTGCCGTGAAGCAGCTGAGAT TGAGCGATCGTATGGGACTACATGGTCAACAGATCGAAGACTTCTTGAGAGAAGGAAAAGAGATGGCCAAATGTGACCACCCCAGAGTAGTGAAATTCCTTGCTGTATGTACTCT GGACTTCCCCTTGCTACTAATCATAGAGTATATGAACGAAGGGGATCTACTAGGAGTGCTACATGAGAGTAGACCTCACATGCCATTACAGAAAGAACTTCACTTTGCCATACAAGTGGCTGATGGGATGGATTACCTCTCAACTGAACT CAACTTCATCCACCGGGACTTGGCAGCTCGTAACATTTTAGTTCACCGTGAAGATGACACTGATAAAATGGAGGCCAAGATAGCAGACTTTGGGTTGTCAAG GCATTTGTACTCTACAATGTATCAGGATGACTTCAAGAAGCCACGCCCTCTCCCAGCAAAATGGATGGCATTGGAGTCTCTAATTGATTGTGTGTTCACAACGAAAACTGACGTCTG GAGTTATGGTGTGTTGCTATGGGAGATAATGACACTAGGCCGCACCCCCTATCCAGGGATTGACAATCGTGACATGCTGAAGGAAATTGAGGAGAACAACCTCCAGCTATCTGAACCAAAGGATTGCCCTAAGGCAAT TTACTCCATTATCCTACAATGTACTAAACACAAACCAGAACAACGACCAACCTTTGCCGAGCTGAGGGATCACCTG GTTATACTGGACAGTCAGTTGTCACCAACGAAGAATACTGCTCAGGATGTTCTAATTAAAGCACCTCAAGACACACCCTTACAGAATGGTAGTATAGACTCTAACAGACTGTGTATCCATAGCAACCCCAATGACACATCACTACATAGTAAGAAACCAGAACTGCGTACTAATGTTACTAAGAAGTCACATGAGCGTCGTTCCTTGACGATATCTGATAGGATTAAACAATTACAAGCAAGTGCTGGTGTTACTGTGGAGCTTACACAGCAACCTGACTCAGCTCGTAAACATAGCCTAGCGGTAAAGAGACACACCAGCAGTGCATCAACAAAACAACGACCTTACAGTGCAATAGGACACAATGAGTGA